The Micromonospora krabiensis genome window below encodes:
- a CDS encoding erythromycin esterase family protein, with translation MLVQRLGAPSDFDPLLERVRNARVVMIGESTHGSYDYYRLREQLTRRLIAECGFSFVAVEGDWPDCDRVHRSVTGAPDGIPDPQVALEHFERWPTWMWANAEVSRFCRWLRAWNLERPEAERAGFHGLDVYSLWESMQAIFDYLGEEDPASLEVAQDAYRCFEPYGKRVEEYGAASRFVSARCEEEVVRLLARTREQALCDGPDSFSAWQNAEVVAGAERYYRAMVAGGPESWNIRDIHMQDTLDRLLDRYGPDARGVVWAHNTHVGDARATDMSADGMVNIGQLARERHGADAVALVGFGCYRGTAVAAPRWGSPAEAMVMPPAREGSIERRLHELLPERAVLVFGGEDQPGWVTETADHRAIGVVYDPTFESWGNYVPTRLGERYDAFIWCDETTALHPLPAHAMTGELETYPAGV, from the coding sequence ATGCTGGTACAGCGGCTCGGCGCGCCGAGCGACTTCGACCCCCTGTTGGAGCGCGTCCGGAACGCCCGGGTGGTGATGATCGGCGAGTCCACGCACGGCAGCTACGACTACTACCGGCTGCGGGAACAGCTCACCCGGCGGTTGATCGCCGAGTGCGGCTTCTCGTTCGTGGCCGTCGAGGGGGACTGGCCGGACTGCGACCGGGTGCACCGGTCGGTGACCGGGGCCCCGGACGGGATCCCCGACCCGCAGGTCGCCCTGGAGCACTTCGAACGGTGGCCGACGTGGATGTGGGCGAACGCGGAGGTGTCCCGGTTCTGCCGCTGGCTGCGCGCCTGGAACCTGGAGCGCCCGGAGGCGGAGCGTGCCGGTTTCCACGGGCTGGACGTCTACAGCCTGTGGGAGTCCATGCAGGCGATCTTCGACTACCTGGGCGAGGAGGACCCGGCGTCGCTGGAGGTGGCGCAGGACGCGTACCGCTGCTTCGAGCCGTACGGCAAGCGGGTCGAGGAGTACGGCGCCGCCAGCCGCTTCGTCTCCGCCCGCTGTGAGGAGGAGGTGGTGCGGCTGCTGGCCCGCACCCGGGAGCAGGCGCTGTGCGACGGGCCGGACAGCTTCTCGGCCTGGCAGAACGCCGAGGTGGTGGCGGGTGCCGAGCGGTACTACCGGGCGATGGTGGCCGGCGGCCCGGAGTCCTGGAACATCCGGGACATCCACATGCAGGACACCCTGGACCGGCTCCTCGACCGGTACGGCCCGGACGCGCGAGGCGTCGTGTGGGCGCACAACACGCATGTGGGCGACGCGCGGGCCACCGACATGTCCGCCGACGGGATGGTGAACATCGGCCAGTTGGCCCGGGAGCGGCACGGCGCGGACGCGGTCGCGCTGGTCGGCTTCGGCTGTTACCGGGGCACGGCGGTCGCCGCGCCGCGCTGGGGCTCGCCGGCCGAGGCGATGGTGATGCCGCCGGCCCGGGAGGGGTCCATCGAGCGGCGGCTGCACGAGCTGCTGCCCGAGCGGGCGGTGCTGGTCTTCGGCGGTGAGGACCAGCCCGGGTGGGTCACCGAGACGGCCGACCACCGGGCGATCGGGGTGGTGTACGACCCGACGTTCGAGTCGTGGGGCAACTACGTGCCGACCCGGCTGGGCGAGCGGTACGACGCGTTCATCTGGTGCGACGAGACCACCGCCCTGCATCCCCTGCCCGCTCACGCGATGACGGGCGAGTTGGAGACCTACCCGGCGGGCGTGTGA
- a CDS encoding MMPL family transporter — translation MATLLYRLGRGSLRRRRLVVAVWLVVLVGLGLAAATLRGPTASNFTMPGTESQRALDLLAEQFPAASGATGTIALKAPADGQLTTPQGQAVVKEVVQKASTLPGVVGAVDPFSVGAVSPDGRYALVQVQFATGADEVDDAQRTAYERVGASAEAQGWQVASGGEVLNAEPEVGSTEAIGVLVAAVVLVITFGSLVAAGMTMLNALIGVGVGMAGLFALSSVVELTSTAPILALMLGLAVGIDYSLFITSRYRQHLLEGLPADEAVGRAVGTAGSAVLFAGATVVIALAGLAVVDIPFLTVMGLAAAGTVTVAVLVALTLQPALLGFAGRRVLPRRLRSAVPAAPATDAPADEEPGHTAPAEDRSGFGFRWARLVTRLRVPVILVGLLGLGLLAVPTPDMRLALPDAGTAPAGSSARVSHDLISEGFGPGFTGRLAVVVAGDNPQATAAAVPQVTALVQRTENVLAVAPPQLSPDGRTALLGVVPKTGPTDADTETLVHDIRESVSGIRDADVLLTGATAIGIDVSEKLADALPVYLLLVVGLSVLLLMLVFRSLLVPVKAALGFLLTVAATFGITVAVFQQGHLADLVGLDDPGPLISFLPILLIGILFGLAMDYEVFLVSRMREDFVHGDTAQQATINGMGHGARVVTAAALIMISVFGGFVFFLHDPVIKSIGFALAVGVAIDAFVVRMTIVPAVMSLLGSRAWWLPRWLGKALPNVDIEGEGLRAHLAERTPTPV, via the coding sequence ATGGCGACCCTGCTCTACCGGCTCGGCCGGGGCTCGTTGCGCCGCCGGCGACTCGTCGTCGCGGTCTGGCTCGTCGTGCTCGTCGGCCTCGGTCTGGCCGCGGCGACCCTGCGCGGCCCGACGGCCAGCAACTTCACCATGCCCGGCACCGAGTCCCAGCGCGCACTCGACCTGCTCGCCGAGCAGTTCCCGGCCGCCAGCGGCGCCACCGGCACCATCGCCCTGAAGGCGCCCGCCGACGGCCAGTTGACCACGCCGCAGGGCCAGGCCGTGGTCAAGGAGGTCGTCCAGAAGGCGAGCACCCTGCCCGGCGTGGTCGGGGCGGTCGACCCGTTCAGCGTCGGCGCGGTCTCCCCCGACGGCCGGTACGCCCTGGTGCAGGTCCAGTTCGCCACCGGCGCGGACGAGGTGGACGACGCGCAGCGCACCGCGTACGAGCGGGTCGGCGCGTCGGCCGAGGCGCAGGGCTGGCAGGTCGCCTCCGGCGGTGAGGTGCTCAACGCCGAGCCGGAGGTCGGCTCGACCGAGGCGATCGGCGTGCTCGTCGCCGCGGTCGTGCTGGTCATCACGTTCGGCTCCCTCGTGGCCGCCGGCATGACCATGCTCAACGCGCTGATCGGCGTGGGCGTCGGCATGGCCGGCCTGTTCGCGCTGAGCAGCGTCGTCGAGTTGACCAGCACCGCGCCCATCCTCGCGCTGATGCTCGGCCTGGCGGTCGGCATCGACTACTCGCTGTTCATCACGTCCCGCTACCGACAGCACCTGCTCGAAGGGCTGCCCGCCGACGAGGCAGTCGGCCGGGCGGTCGGCACCGCCGGCTCCGCCGTCCTCTTCGCCGGCGCGACCGTGGTCATCGCGCTGGCCGGCCTGGCCGTGGTCGACATCCCGTTCCTGACCGTCATGGGTCTCGCCGCGGCGGGCACCGTCACCGTGGCCGTCCTGGTCGCGCTCACCCTCCAGCCGGCGCTGCTCGGCTTCGCCGGCCGCCGGGTGCTGCCACGCCGACTGCGCTCCGCGGTCCCGGCCGCGCCGGCCACCGACGCCCCGGCCGACGAGGAGCCGGGCCACACCGCCCCGGCCGAGGACCGGTCCGGCTTCGGCTTCCGCTGGGCGCGCCTGGTCACCCGGCTGCGCGTACCCGTGATCCTGGTCGGGCTGCTCGGTTTGGGGCTGCTCGCGGTGCCGACGCCGGACATGCGGCTGGCCCTTCCCGACGCCGGCACCGCGCCGGCGGGCTCGTCGGCCCGGGTGTCCCACGACCTGATCAGCGAGGGCTTCGGCCCGGGCTTCACCGGGCGGCTCGCCGTCGTCGTGGCCGGCGACAACCCGCAGGCCACCGCCGCTGCCGTGCCCCAGGTGACCGCGCTGGTCCAGCGCACCGAGAACGTGCTCGCCGTGGCCCCGCCGCAGCTCAGCCCGGACGGGCGGACCGCCCTGCTCGGGGTGGTGCCGAAGACCGGCCCCACGGACGCCGACACGGAGACCCTGGTGCACGACATCCGTGAGTCGGTGAGCGGCATCCGCGACGCGGACGTCCTGCTGACCGGCGCGACCGCCATCGGCATCGACGTGTCCGAGAAGCTCGCCGACGCGCTGCCGGTCTACCTGCTGCTCGTGGTGGGGCTCTCGGTCCTGCTGCTGATGCTGGTGTTCCGCTCGCTGCTCGTGCCGGTCAAGGCGGCGCTGGGCTTCCTGCTCACCGTCGCGGCCACGTTCGGCATCACGGTGGCCGTCTTCCAGCAGGGCCACCTGGCCGACCTGGTCGGCCTGGACGACCCGGGTCCGCTGATCAGCTTCCTGCCGATCCTGCTGATCGGCATCCTGTTCGGCCTGGCCATGGACTACGAGGTCTTCCTGGTCTCCCGGATGCGGGAGGACTTCGTCCACGGCGACACGGCCCAGCAGGCGACGATCAACGGCATGGGACACGGTGCGCGGGTGGTCACCGCCGCCGCGCTGATCATGATCTCGGTGTTCGGCGGCTTCGTGTTCTTCCTGCACGACCCGGTCATCAAGTCGATCGGGTTCGCGCTCGCCGTGGGTGTGGCGATCGACGCCTTCGTGGTCCGGATGACGATCGTGCCGGCGGTGATGTCGCTGCTCGGCTCCCGCGCCTGGTGGCTGCCCCGCTGGCTCGGCAAGGCGTTGCCGAACGTCGACATCGAGGGCGAGGGCCTGCGCGCCCACCTGGCCGAGCGGACTCCGACCCCGGTCTGA
- a CDS encoding TetR/AcrR family transcriptional regulator, translating into MRRAEPETRGEILAAAARLFGATGYRGTSLQDIATEVGCSKATVLYHFANKEALLTELMAPAISVLRALDERLAGLTGAAAQQAAAEGFVDLAVRFRREIALLRGEFPELLQQPAFAHIQQISERLLDALAGHTDRPAARIAALVLLAGISEGCAEFVEVPEEELRPALLALTRRALEPVPDPSPTQDKET; encoded by the coding sequence ATGCGGCGGGCGGAACCGGAGACACGCGGGGAGATCCTGGCGGCGGCGGCGCGGCTGTTCGGGGCGACCGGCTACCGGGGCACGTCCCTACAGGACATCGCCACCGAGGTGGGCTGCTCCAAGGCGACCGTGCTGTACCACTTCGCCAACAAGGAGGCCCTGCTCACCGAGCTGATGGCCCCGGCGATCTCCGTGCTGCGGGCGCTCGACGAGCGGCTCGCGGGGCTCACCGGCGCGGCGGCGCAGCAGGCCGCGGCCGAGGGCTTCGTCGACCTGGCGGTCCGCTTCCGACGGGAGATCGCCCTGCTCCGCGGCGAGTTCCCCGAACTGCTGCAACAGCCCGCGTTCGCGCACATCCAGCAGATCTCGGAACGCCTGCTGGACGCGCTCGCCGGGCACACCGACCGCCCCGCCGCGCGGATCGCGGCGCTGGTGCTGCTCGCCGGCATCTCCGAGGGCTGCGCCGAGTTCGTCGAGGTCCCCGAGGAGGAACTCCGCCCGGCCCTGCTCGCCCTCACCCGGCGGGCCCTCGAACCCGTTCCCGACCCATCTCCGACCCAGGACAAGGAAACCTGA
- a CDS encoding winged helix-turn-helix transcriptional regulator, which produces MSQGNSDVSVELGGVNDCGDVDDLPFAPGQARACTVRQVLDRVGGKWSIGILVAASQGPVRFTELERHIEGISRRMLTLTLRNLERDGLLHRTVYPTVPPKVEYVATPIALELYESLVALTNWAERHRNTIAAARTAYDEAQRAARGAA; this is translated from the coding sequence ATGTCCCAGGGGAACAGCGATGTGTCCGTGGAGCTCGGCGGGGTGAACGACTGCGGCGACGTGGACGACCTGCCCTTCGCCCCCGGTCAGGCCCGGGCCTGCACCGTCCGCCAGGTCCTCGACCGGGTGGGCGGCAAGTGGAGTATCGGCATCCTGGTGGCCGCCTCCCAGGGCCCGGTGCGCTTCACCGAGCTGGAGCGGCACATCGAGGGGATCAGTCGCCGCATGCTCACGCTGACCCTGCGCAACCTGGAGCGGGACGGCCTGCTGCACCGCACCGTGTATCCGACCGTGCCGCCGAAGGTCGAGTACGTCGCCACCCCGATCGCGCTGGAGCTCTACGAATCGCTCGTCGCCCTCACCAACTGGGCCGAGCGGCACCGCAACACGATCGCCGCGGCCCGGACCGCGTACGACGAGGCGCAGCGCGCGGCCCGCGGCGCCGCCTGA
- a CDS encoding MFS transporter, which translates to MAVDLPRQPSDRRGHPVRRRTPDRRRPRRRPARRAGPARRGAGHRRPDGGGAGHRGHRGTRLDLGPHRRRGRGGGLLGAFALRQRTATVPLFPPRVLATPDLVAANAVQFLTVAAFFGFQFLLAVELQLVLGLDAAATGWAFLPTPVVIAVTSLGVAGRLVARYGARTVLLAGLALAVVGFLLLARLPADGRYLTDVLPAMLVFGVAGGLTLPAVTTLAMAGAGEEDAGLASGLANTTQQVGGAFGLAALATLAAGRAAGLSARGWVEVEALAAGYRTAFAVAAGLVTVALLVAVVTLRRPARRVRLTSEREAGKVG; encoded by the coding sequence ATGGCGGTCGATCTTCCTCGTCAACCTTCCGATCGGCGCGGCCATCCTGTTCGCCGCCGTACGCCGGATCGCCGTCGACCGCGGCGTCGGCCTGCGCGCCGGGCTGGACCTGCTCGGCGCGGTGCTGGCCACCGCCGGCCTGATGGCGGCGGTGCTGGCCATCGTGGGCACCGGGGAACACGGCTGGACCTCGGCCCGCACCGTCGGCGCGGCCGCGGTGGCGGCCTGCTCGGCGCGTTCGCGCTGCGCCAACGGACCGCCACCGTCCCGCTGTTCCCACCCCGGGTGCTGGCCACGCCGGACCTCGTCGCCGCGAACGCCGTCCAGTTCCTCACGGTCGCCGCCTTCTTCGGGTTCCAGTTCCTGCTCGCGGTGGAGCTGCAACTGGTGCTCGGGCTCGACGCGGCCGCCACCGGCTGGGCCTTCCTGCCCACCCCGGTGGTGATCGCGGTGACCTCGCTCGGGGTCGCCGGTCGGCTCGTCGCCCGGTACGGCGCCCGCACCGTGCTGCTGGCGGGGCTCGCCCTCGCGGTGGTCGGCTTCCTGCTGCTCGCCCGGCTGCCCGCCGACGGCCGTTACCTGACCGACGTCCTGCCCGCGATGCTGGTCTTCGGTGTCGCCGGCGGCCTCACGCTGCCCGCGGTGACGACCCTCGCCATGGCCGGTGCGGGGGAGGAGGACGCCGGGCTCGCCTCCGGGCTCGCCAACACGACCCAGCAGGTCGGCGGCGCGTTCGGCCTCGCCGCGCTCGCCACCCTGGCCGCCGGGCGCGCCGCCGGTCTGAGCGCCCGTGGCTGGGTGGAGGTCGAGGCGCTCGCCGCCGGCTACCGGACCGCGTTCGCGGTGGCCGCCGGGCTGGTCACCGTCGCGCTGCTCGTCGCCGTGGTGACGCTGCGCCGGCCGGCGCGCCGTGTCCGGTTGACCAGCGAACGCGAGGCCGGGAAGGTGGGTTGA
- the ligD gene encoding non-homologous end-joining DNA ligase — MATAEETRGGVALTNLDQTLFEGAGATKRDLVDYLDAVRESILPQLRDRPLSVIRALRGQAPFMQKNLPKYTPEWVRRVPVWAEASHREVSYALCDDRRTLLWFANQRAVEYHPTLARADDLGRPTHLVLDLDPPEGDSFPAAVGAALLVRQALADSGLAGAAKTSGAKGVHVFVPIAEGHDAEESAAATRALAARAERLDPALATTAFIREDRGGRVFVDSTRAGGATVVAAYSPRLRPGLPVSFPVDWADLPEVRPADFTTRTVPGLVAGRDPWLGLLPAPQRLPVELIEEGRAIPVARVQAMHEGKRRARARRQTG; from the coding sequence ATGGCGACGGCGGAGGAGACCCGCGGCGGGGTGGCGCTCACCAATCTCGACCAGACTCTCTTCGAGGGGGCCGGGGCCACCAAGCGCGACCTGGTCGACTACCTCGACGCCGTCCGGGAGAGCATCCTCCCGCAGCTTCGGGACCGGCCGCTGTCGGTGATCCGGGCGCTGCGCGGGCAGGCGCCGTTCATGCAGAAGAACCTGCCGAAGTACACCCCGGAGTGGGTGCGCCGGGTGCCCGTCTGGGCCGAGGCGTCCCACCGCGAGGTGTCGTACGCGCTCTGCGACGACCGTCGGACCCTGCTCTGGTTCGCCAACCAGCGGGCCGTCGAGTACCACCCGACCCTCGCCCGCGCCGACGACCTCGGTCGACCCACCCACCTGGTCCTCGACCTCGACCCGCCGGAGGGCGACTCGTTCCCCGCCGCGGTGGGCGCCGCGCTGCTGGTGCGGCAGGCGCTCGCCGACTCCGGCCTGGCCGGCGCGGCGAAGACCAGCGGCGCGAAGGGCGTCCACGTGTTCGTGCCGATCGCGGAGGGGCACGACGCCGAGGAGTCGGCCGCCGCCACCCGGGCGCTCGCCGCCCGCGCCGAACGGCTCGACCCGGCGCTCGCCACGACCGCGTTCATCCGCGAGGACCGGGGTGGGCGCGTCTTCGTCGACTCCACCCGGGCGGGCGGGGCGACCGTGGTCGCCGCGTACAGTCCGCGGCTGCGGCCCGGGCTGCCGGTGTCCTTCCCGGTCGACTGGGCCGACCTGCCCGAGGTGCGGCCCGCCGACTTCACCACGCGTACGGTCCCGGGGCTGGTCGCCGGACGCGACCCGTGGCTGGGTCTGCTGCCCGCGCCGCAGCGGCTGCCGGTCGAGCTGATCGAGGAGGGCCGGGCCATCCCGGTGGCCCGGGTGCAGGCGATGCACGAGGGCAAGCGCCGAGCCCGCGCCCGCCGCCAAACCGGCTGA
- a CDS encoding winged helix-turn-helix domain-containing protein — MGVALRDARRSVTSWCRRHTIGGDGAVAAVRRGQRQGEPGMLSREQELELIDAMRGVHPDEFGLDEELWTRQSLTALIQSRFDVPLDAGAVGAYLRAWGLGPREPRERACGLCVGAVERWVRSEYPAITRAAQEHLAEVYWIGRVRLRGTMPAADVISAVSSRGRVRFMITTPTVDPPLPRDFVLRLSGEEQRTVHLIVDGSWARNEWPRRLPRRIVLHPLPSCGRAVAA; from the coding sequence GTGGGGGTTGCACTCAGAGACGCACGGCGCTCCGTCACCAGCTGGTGCCGGCGCCACACCATCGGCGGTGACGGGGCGGTGGCAGCCGTCCGTCGCGGACAGCGGCAGGGCGAGCCGGGAATGCTCAGCCGCGAACAGGAACTCGAACTGATCGACGCGATGCGGGGCGTCCACCCGGACGAGTTCGGCCTGGACGAGGAGCTGTGGACGCGGCAGAGCCTCACCGCCCTCATCCAGAGCCGCTTCGACGTGCCGCTGGACGCCGGCGCCGTCGGGGCGTACCTGCGGGCCTGGGGGTTGGGTCCGCGGGAGCCCCGGGAGCGCGCGTGCGGGCTCTGCGTCGGCGCGGTCGAGCGCTGGGTGCGCAGCGAGTACCCGGCGATCACCCGGGCCGCGCAGGAGCACCTCGCGGAGGTCTACTGGATCGGCCGGGTCCGGCTGCGCGGCACCATGCCGGCCGCCGACGTGATCTCCGCCGTCTCGTCCCGGGGGCGGGTGCGATTCATGATCACCACGCCGACCGTCGACCCGCCGCTCCCCCGCGACTTCGTGCTGCGGCTCAGCGGCGAGGAGCAGCGGACGGTGCACCTGATCGTGGACGGCTCCTGGGCGCGCAACGAGTGGCCGCGCCGGCTGCCCCGACGCATCGTGCTCCACCCGCTGCCCAGCTGCGGTCGCGCCGTCGCCGCCTGA
- a CDS encoding DUF305 domain-containing protein, with translation MTAPATLDSTPETPAADGGRGAGRRYGLVAVAVAVVVGLVLGYAGGLLTPRLTRPGDTSVEAGFARDMTAHHAQAVEMGLMAFQRATDPEVRGIGGDIASGQQGEIGTMQTWLRSWGLDPTGSQPRMAWMPEGMATVKDGLMPGMATPAEMEQLRAAQGRAFDVLFLNMMIKHHLGGIHMIDGVLDASDEPDVVRTAQTMKNTQQTDLTNLRNALKRLGG, from the coding sequence ATGACGGCTCCCGCGACGCTGGACAGCACGCCCGAGACCCCGGCCGCCGACGGCGGCCGGGGCGCCGGCCGACGGTACGGCCTGGTGGCGGTGGCCGTCGCCGTCGTGGTCGGTCTCGTCCTCGGCTACGCCGGGGGCCTGCTGACGCCCCGGTTGACCCGTCCGGGTGACACCTCGGTCGAGGCCGGATTCGCCCGGGACATGACCGCCCACCACGCCCAGGCGGTCGAGATGGGGCTGATGGCGTTCCAGCGGGCCACCGACCCGGAGGTCCGCGGCATCGGCGGCGACATCGCCAGTGGGCAGCAGGGCGAGATCGGCACCATGCAGACCTGGCTGCGGTCGTGGGGCCTCGACCCGACCGGCTCGCAGCCCCGGATGGCGTGGATGCCCGAGGGCATGGCCACCGTCAAGGACGGGCTGATGCCGGGCATGGCCACCCCGGCCGAGATGGAGCAGCTGCGCGCCGCCCAGGGGCGGGCGTTCGACGTGCTGTTCCTCAACATGATGATCAAGCACCACCTGGGTGGCATCCACATGATCGACGGGGTGCTCGACGCCAGCGACGAGCCGGACGTGGTCCGGACGGCGCAGACGATGAAGAACACCCAGCAGACCGACCTGACCAACCTGCGGAACGCGCTCAAGCGCCTGGGCGGCTGA
- a CDS encoding DUF3105 domain-containing protein, producing MSISTPGGEQRRPTVVSTGKKPAAGRPAAGAKAGAGKPAGGPRGGGKGPRKPVTPVKVSQGRSWGPIALFVAVGVLAVGIIGYGGWAAFQGSKPWEERADSISGVVNYREKDKELVKGSNHQPGQIQYSILPPVAGPHNQAWQNCMGDVYDAPIANEHAVHSLEHGAVWITYRPDLPADQVSKLAEKVRGNEKTFMSPFEGLDKPISLQAWGFQLKVDNADDSRIDEFIKTLRVNASIEGPTALCNQGVTATGTTPRDNLQQQMPTQ from the coding sequence ATGAGCATCAGCACCCCGGGCGGCGAGCAGCGCCGCCCGACCGTGGTCAGCACGGGCAAGAAGCCGGCGGCCGGCCGGCCCGCGGCCGGTGCCAAGGCCGGAGCAGGCAAGCCGGCGGGCGGCCCGCGCGGCGGCGGCAAGGGCCCCCGCAAGCCGGTCACCCCGGTCAAGGTGAGCCAGGGGCGCTCCTGGGGCCCGATCGCGCTCTTCGTCGCCGTCGGCGTGCTCGCCGTCGGCATCATCGGCTACGGCGGCTGGGCCGCCTTCCAGGGCTCCAAGCCGTGGGAGGAGCGGGCCGACTCGATCAGCGGCGTCGTGAACTACCGCGAGAAGGACAAGGAGCTGGTCAAGGGCAGCAACCACCAGCCCGGCCAGATCCAGTACAGCATCCTCCCGCCGGTGGCCGGCCCGCACAACCAGGCCTGGCAGAACTGCATGGGCGACGTCTACGACGCCCCGATCGCCAACGAGCACGCGGTGCACAGCCTCGAGCACGGCGCGGTCTGGATCACCTACCGCCCCGACCTGCCGGCCGACCAGGTGAGCAAGCTCGCCGAGAAGGTGCGCGGCAACGAGAAGACCTTCATGAGCCCGTTCGAGGGTCTGGACAAGCCGATCTCGCTCCAGGCCTGGGGCTTCCAGCTCAAGGTCGACAACGCCGACGACAGCCGGATCGACGAGTTCATCAAGACCCTGCGGGTCAACGCCTCGATCGAGGGCCCCACGGCACTGTGCAACCAGGGCGTCACCGCCACCGGCACCACGCCGCGGGACAACCTCCAGCAGCAGATGCCCACCCAGTAA